From the Daucus carota subsp. sativus chromosome 8, DH1 v3.0, whole genome shotgun sequence genome, one window contains:
- the LOC108199284 gene encoding uncharacterized protein LOC108199284 isoform X3, protein MGVGWGYGANMLTKYLAEVGDNTPLTAATCVDNPFDLEAASRSFSYDRAIDQKFTRGLVDILKSNKELFQGRGKDFDIEGALQATCVRDFEKAVSMISYGFDAIEDFYSTSSTQGLVDKVKIPLLFVQFSQHAKGYRVFLIYQNDDGKLPIFSIPHSSIAENPYTSLLLCSSPPSNTTTSGISTIAWCRHLTIEWLTAVELGLLKGRHPLLKDVDINISKGLLTVESKVIKKSGQVKKIPSLPRIGNVNVNGSSVTNFKEVSGGRDVAVGLHIRTERDSLRSSQDEHVGPKQENNDVINQGTPVIADPPEDGVIPEDSERGQVLQTAEIVMNMLDVTMPNTLTEEKKKKVLNAVGKGETLMQALQEAVPEDVREKLTTSVSGIMQNRGSNLNFGSLLNIGHIPDMASGLDSKIQGKILSPVGEADDSHSSKQKMMGKDLADDGNESQAGVDKPVGDPNSESHAVDSFQKTADTDQLQTGDIGAEVSVSGNSITNEQGSDTKTKESSNENGAQDTKQKENTLKANSGLELSVGSDMSNSTGDQTLDQSKLSQDTENYKSDIKEDKSKQQNGDSNALLPSNENKLTLDEKEGTLATPTPEAESAEKENTENQKREEKVMDPNQNSSSTPTFSVSQAFDAFTGIDDSTQAAVNSVFNVIEGMITHLEEERDDGTEVENGKESSDKETGSVSEKNGTSDNKLGQKQENQPDSTLQFKKLDDVSLCDNMDARNNLAEQPSHMPATFDDNGVHQLQEINSAFHVDKANELNEKLVGTRHSDKVRSVEKVPHDIPRRISKSPIGDPLYSERLRKCLTSQMDNAKLLDLDTTAALFLDYYPEEGQWKLLEQSGHAKDSFDDATLEGMDTSIQNNISLKEGHIIEPSYVILDSEKLHEPVEECEMANSMNEIAEMCDATSKEQMRNVKTVVIDSLMLEVSRRLTSADIKEMEADLVSDLEHVSKAASLALRFGKDRIPYIEDADHTSDEVNTLLGEYIVRAISLAVQDTSYLRKVLPLGVVVGSSLAALRNHFDAPSATKNRQRDVIRDKINFSRAENRVETFERETVGMPSDSFDNNELEKPSRKNEARDKSSDGNNGSAMVGAVTAALGASALLVHQQDCGDDEISETSSNLLKKEDNHHKLGKFVEESSEKNETNIVTSLAEKAMSVAGPVVPTKDGGLDQGRLVAMLAEFGQRGGMLRLVGKAALLWGGIRGALSLIERLISFLRFADRPLFQRILGFICLVLVLWTPVAVPLLPTIVQGWASHSSTEFAELACIIGLYVSIMTLIILWGKRIRGYENPLKQYGLDLTSSQVIKNYLYGLAGGVFFVLAINSVSALIGLVHLSWPSNVSSASDAANQLKFYVQLLLLCGKGLATATGVALVEELLFRSWLPNEIAIDLGYYRGIIISGLAFSLSQRSLLAIPGLWLLSLCLSGARQRCQGSLSLPIGIRTGIMASCFILKTGGFLTYEPNFPIWLTGTLSFEPFSGIVGLAFTLLLTVVLYPRRQPITGNKVARRARE, encoded by the exons ATGGGTGTTGGATGGGGTTATGGGGCAAATATGCTGACGAAGTATCTTGCTGAAGTTGGAGATAATACACCTCTCACAGCTGCAACATGCGTAGACAATCCATTTGACTTGGAAGCAGCGTCAAGGTCCTTTTCTTATGATCGTGCCATTGATCAGAAGTTCACTAGAGGCTTGGTTGATATTCTGAAATCTAACAAG GAATTGTTTCAAGGTCGAGGGAAAGATTTTGACATTGAAGGTGCTCTTCAGGCAACATGTGTGCGAGATTTTGAGAAAGCTGTATCTATGATCTCATATGGATTTGATGCCATTGAAGACTTCTATTCAACATCCAGCACACAAGGTTTGGTTGATAAAGTGAAGATTCCACTTCTTTTTGTACAG TTTTCTCAACATGCAAAAGGTTACAGAGTTTTCTTAATCTATCAGAATGATGATGGAAAACTGCCAATATTTTCCATCCCACATAGTTCAATTGCTGAAAATCCATACACAAGCCTGCTGCTTTGTTCTAGTCCACCATCTAATACAACTACAAGTGGTATATCTACTATAGCATGGTGCAGACACCTTACTATCGAG TGGCTCACGGCTGTAGAGCTTGGCCTCTTGAAGGGTCGTCATCCTCTGTTAAAAGatgttgatattaatatttcaaaaggCTTATTGACTGTGGAAAGCAAAGTGATAAAAAAGAGTGGTCAAGTGAAGAAAATTCCAAGTCTTCCTCGTATTGGCAATGTAAATGTAAATGGCAGTTCTGTTACAAATTTTAAAGAAGTTTCTGGAGGGCGTGACGTTGCTGTTGGTTTGCACATAAGAACTGAGAGGGATTCACTGCGGAGTTCTCAAGATGAACATGTTGGCCCGAAGCAAGAAAATAATGATGTGATAAATCAAGGAACCCCTGTTATTGCAGATCCTCCAGAGGATGGAGTTATACCAGAAGATAGTGAAAGAGGGCAGGTGCTTCAAACTGCAGAAATTGTTATGAATATGCTTGATGTGACAATGCCTAATACATTgacggaagaaaagaagaagaag GTTCTCAATGCCGTTGGGAAGGGAGAGACGTTGATGCAAGCTCTCCAGGAGGCTGTGCCTGAAGATGTTCGTGAGAAGCTCACAACTTCTGTTTCTGGAATCATGCAAAACAGAGGGTCCAACTTAAACTTTGGTAGCCTCTTAAATATTGGGCATATTCCTGACATGGCATCTGGTCTAGATTCAAAGATCCAGGGCAAAATATTAAGTCCTGTGGGTGAGGCAGATGATTCTCATTCTTCAAAACAGAAAATGATGGGCAAAGACCTGGCAGATGATGGCAATGAGAGTCAAGCTGGCGTGGACAAGCCTGTAGGAGATCCTAATTCTGAATCCCATGCCGTAGATAGTTTTCAAAAAACGGCAGATACTGATCAGTTACAGACGGGTGATATTGGAGCTGAGGTGTCTGTGTCAGGCAATAGCATAACTAATGAACAAGGAAGTGACACCAAAACTAAAGAGTCCTCAAATGAAAACGGTGCTCAAGATACTAAGCAGAAGGAAAACACCTTAAAAGCTAATTCTGGGCTTGAACTCTCTGTTGGTTCTGATATGTCTAATTCCACTGGAGATCAGACTCTTGACCAATCCAAACTGAGTCAAGACACAGAAAATTATAAGTCGGATATAAAAGAGGATAAAAGTAAGCAGCAGAATGGAGATAGTAATGCACTTTTACCTTCCAATGAAAATAAATTGACATTAGATGAAAAGGAGGGAACACTTGCAACACCTACCCCAGAGGCTGAGTCAGCGGAGAAAGAAAACACTGAGAAtcagaaaagagaagaaaaggtTATGGACCCCAATCAAAATAGTTCAAGTACTCCAACCTTTAGTGTTTCTCAAGCATTTGATGCTTTTACCGGTATAGATGATTCAACTCAGGCAGCTGTAAACAGTGTGTTTAATGTGATAGAAGGtatgataactcatctagaggaAGAAAGAGATGATGGAACAGAGGTGGAAAATGGTAAGGAGTCTTCAGACAAAGAAACTGGTTCCGTATCTGAGAAGAATGGGACTTCTGATAACAAGTTAGGacaaaaacaagagaatcaGCCTGACTCGACCTTACAGTTTAAGAAGTTGGATGATGTTTCTTTGTGTGATAATATGGATGCTAGAAACAATTTGGCGGAGCAGCCTTCACACATGCCTGCAACATTTGATGATAACGGTGTTCACCAATTGCAGGAAATTAATTCAGCTTTTCATGTGGACAAGGCAAATGAATTGAATGAAAAATTAGTTGGCACTAGACATTCAGATAAAGTTAGATCAGTGGAGAAAGTTCCTCATGACATTCCTCGACGCATTAGTAAAAGCCCAATTGGAGACCCTCTCTATAGCGAGCGTCTAAGGAAATGTCTTACATCACAGATGGATAATGCTAAATTACTAGATTTAGATACGACTGCTGCTCTTTTTCTTGACTATTATCCGGAGGAAGGTCAATGGAAGCTTTTGGAGCAATCTGGACATGccaaagattcttttgatgatGCTACTCTTGAAGGTATGGACACCAGTATCCAAAACAATATATCTTTGAAAGAAGGTCATATTATTGAACCATCCTACGTGATATTAGATTCAGAAAAGTTACATGAACCGGTTGAGGAATGTGAGATGGCAAACTCGATGAATGAAATAGCTGAGATGTGTGATGCTACTTCGAAGGAACAGATGCGTAACGTGAAAACTGTTGTTATAGATTCTTTAATGTTGGAAGTTAGTCGCAGGCTTACTTCAGCAGACATAAAGGAAATGGAAGCTGATCTTGTCAGTGACTTGGAACATGTCTCAAAGGCAGCATCTTTAGCCTTAAGATTTGGAAAGGATAGAATTCCTTATATAGAAGATGCAGACCACACATCAGATGAAGTCAATACTCTCCTGGGAGAATACATAGTACGAGCTATATCTTTGGCTGTTCAGGACACTAGCTACTTGAGAAAAGTACTCCCACTTGGTGTTGTTGTTGGCTCTAGCTTAGCTGCTCTAAGAAATCATTTTGATGCACCTTCTGCAACTAAGAATCGTCAAAGAGACGTCATCAgagataaaattaatttttctagGGCTGAAAACAGGGTGGAAACATTTGAAAGGGAAACTGTTGGGATGCCATCTGATAGTTTTGACAATAATGAGTTGGAGAAACCATCGAGAAAAAATGAGGCAAGAGACAAGTCAAGCGATGGAAACAATGGAAGTGCTATGGTCGGTGCTGTTACAGCTGCCCTGGGGGCATCTGCTTTGTTGGTGCATCAGCAG GATTGTGGAGATGATGAGATTTCTGAAACATCATCGAATTTGCTTAAAAAGGAAGACAATCATCACAAGCTTGGTAAATTTGTTGAAGAATCATCTGAGAAGAATGAAACCAATATAGTCACAAGCCTTGCAGAAAAAGCAATGTCTGTGGCTGGTCCTGTGGTTCCAACAAAAGATGGTGGACTAGATCAAGGAAG ATTGGTAGCGATGCTGGCAGAATTTGGGCAAAGGGGTGGTATGCTGAGGCTAGTTGGTAAAGCTGCTTTACTTTGGGGTGGAATACGTGGTGCATTGAGTTTAATTGAAAGGCTCATCTCATTTTTGAGGTTTGCTGACCGCCCTTTGTTTCAGAG GATTCTAGGATTCATATGCCTGGTTCTTGTTCTATGGACACCTGTTGCTGTTCCCTTGCTTCCAACAATTGTGCAGGGCTGGGCATCACATAGTTCAACCGAATTTGCTGAGCTTGCTTGCATCATTGGCCTTTATGTATCTATTATGACATTAATTATCTTGTGGGGTAAAAGAATACGAGGGTATGAGAATCCACTTAAGCAGTATGGCTTAGATTTGACTTCCTCACAAGTG ATCAAAAACTACTTATATGGTTTGGCTGGAGGAGTTTTTTTTGTCTTAGCAATAAATTCAGTAAGTGCATTGATTGGACTTGTCCATCTATCTTGGCCTTCAAATGTCTCATCTGCTTCAGATGCGGCAAATCAGCTCAAATTTTATGTGCAACTGCTACTTCTTTGTGGCAAGGGCCTTGCAACAGCCACTGGTGTTGCACTAGTGGAAGAATTACTCTTCAGATCATGGTTGCCAAATGAAATAGCCATTGATCTTGGATATTATCGTGGAATTATTATATCAGGTCTTGCATTTTCTTTATCTCAGAG ATCACTACTGGCAATTCCTGGACTATGGTTATTATCACTTTGTTTATCTGGAGCTCGACAGAGGTGCCAAGGTAGCCTTTCCCTCCCAATTGGCATACGGACTGGTATAATGGCTTCTTGTTTTATCTTGAAAACTGGTGGCTTTTTGACCTATGAGCCAAATTTTCCAATATGGTTAACTGGAACCCTTTCATTTGAACCATTTAGCGGGATTGTTGGTCTAGCATTTACTTTGTTGTTAACAGTAGTCCTTTACCCAAGGCGACAACCTATTACTGGGAATAAAGTAGCAAGGCGTGCACGGGAATGA